The following are encoded together in the Thunnus maccoyii chromosome 18, fThuMac1.1, whole genome shotgun sequence genome:
- the svilc gene encoding supervillin isoform X3 — translation MDAMENPVLEPRSERIARYKAERRRELAERFGNMEELPSKWVRRDGKEVHDPATQPHKEMSNSEGTMSLSERINGRTRKVTNGLEAETSAESDYLRRQGSRDSASMLSGEGHLVPHGLDAPQLHTRVSVGQLRSALLQQTGSGAQPEKVCSDAGRATSSLDLAVKPGPEGGRRRTRRYLPGGSGGGRKTSERFRTQPITANEMEESSGLLDEEEEENSKADVKTDDRAKMSVAAKMSLFKELEKSAAPEASDFLKPRSGSVSHERRVRRGNEHRFLTQPITCEEMVAISAPTPNPAPPVEAQSEQSEQAESAEDGDENCKLSMSEKLALFNKLSLPGRQGGGHTDGPPERRRQKGARYRTQPITVEEVSLLQKGPVQLPAFCLSPHLSDRQQASSVNLKPSEVRLSQPRPDTGPGPGEPSPTQQGLQRYDSEPGLRGILKKSRSGGPEWSMTESSKMDAPFSHEQNGGGCGEAEIQERMEGSERQEISAAPRRERREASGVEGGSLTAAPWRQRARARRETIACTPIRASSEQDAPKEERSCRVKTEEQPVSSVEHSSDLTGRVQQEEEQESAWMRNEETTKSTGHVQVTLMDGTTKLHETTNSSSNKEETETSHVESIDLQCWTSLSFEAQEVCSPTKNQNQPQWRQKAKEVEDEQPQMVESEETNTQQEMKEQETECMAKRSLGSPESDRNDTSHSKRHFTEATDDEISVHPVMEFEAAPQSAPLSVETQEVKEVTPADESNTYDRGLDSEQSPPSTCAPPPCGDAAATENEQDLDVLCQTNTHILTSAVAEHRRSVRPSRRTQGSRNPLRALAAREDITQDYMGERGNTEERIQAEKKSKNSSVADPHLARSEDSDAAQSYPPFSSLMLMHIKGRRHVQVRLVEPSVRSLNSGDCFLLATPELCIVWSGEFASEQEKSKASELASFIQSQKDLGCQASQVVHLEEGLNSDSSLAEDFWSLLGGRTQYRGAGAPEEDELYERGVVESNCVYRLVENRLVPHEQAWASIPSISLLGSSEALVFDFGSEVYLWHGQDVSLSRKNIALQLTHQVWVGAYDYSNCRVNPLDPTQCNPSIQLRGEGRPSWALLGCILEHNETALFKEKFLDWTGRSGDMEETVPVKDETQLIPVQSSPPVSPSSDLLSPCDAKVLVSSQSLEGDGLVHNVLAGVDVQRGHGVITLEEGHQIKLETAAVDTWHVQEFDDSEIPVESTGQLYEGDSYVIRWTYSISTVDKINSPDDCSKDPGQKENTVFFLWRGRHSTVSGRDTAAFLSIGMNNHEESQVVVPQGKEPACFLQLFQGGLVIHKGKREEASTNAGTEWRLFCVRGELPEEGSLLEVDCCCAGLRSRGSVVLLNSQQEVLYLWTGCKAQSSSKEVAKRVVEHLTEMCPPELGLSKSSPVKVQVVEEGSEPADFWTALGQMDRKAYDCMLQDPGKYNFTPRLFHLSASSGSFKAEELQSLTRLPGLVMAMPFVQESLYDVPQPALFLLDNRLEVYLWQRGQPEQTESSASAWSRWHNERRCAMQTALQYCKEMNPRRPPQAYLIFEGSEPLTFTNVFPCWERSLGPHTQGDAGRVKLTLVQDALAQLMKTQYPLEELLRSPLPEGVDPQHLEVYLSDQDFQTILEMKRDEYASLPDWKQIDLKKSKGLLF, via the exons ATGGATGCCATGGAGAACCCAGTCCTGGAGCCCAGGTCAGAGCGGATCGCTCGCTACAAGGCTGAGAGGAGGCGGGAACTGGCTGAACGCTTCGGCAACATGGAGGAACTACCTTCCAAGTGGGTGAGGAGGGATGGGAAAGAGGTGCACGACCCGGCGACCCAACCCCACAAAGAGATGTCGAACTCAGAGGGCACGATGTCCCTCAGTGAAAGGATTAACGGCAGGACACGCAAGGTTACAAATGGATTAGAGGCAGAGACTTCTGCAGAATCCGACTACTTGAGAAG GCAGGGTTCCCGGGACTCTGCCAGCATGCTGAGTGGGGAGGGGCACCTCGTCCCTCATGGACTCGATGCCCCGCAGCTCCACACTCGAGTATCAGTGGGCCAGTTGAGAAGTGCCCTTCTGCAGCAGACCGGGAGTGGAGCGCAGCCAGAGAAAGT CTGCTCTGATGCCGGGCGAGCTACGTCCTCTCTGGACCTGGCAGTGAAGCCGGGCCCTGAGGGGGGCCGGCGACGCACCCGGCGTTACCTCCCTGGAGGGTCAGGCGGTGGTCGCAAGACCAGCGAACGCTTCAGgacacagccaatcacagccaatGAGATGGAGGAGAGCAGCGG GCTGTTGgacgaagaggaagaggagaacaGTAAAG CGGATGTGAAAACCGATGACAGAGCCAAAATGAGCGTGGCAGCCAAGATGTCTTTGTTTAAA GAGCTGGAGAAGTCTGCTGCCCCCGAGGCCTCGGACTTCCTGAAGCCTCGCTCAGGGAGTGTCTCTCATGAACGCAGAGTGCGCCGTGGCAACGAGCATCGCTTTCTTACTCAGCCAATCACCTGTGAGGAAATGGTGGCTATCAG CGCCCCTACCCCTAACCCAGCACCACCAGTTGAGGCCCAGTCTGAGCAGTCTGAGCAGGCTGAGTCAGCGGAGGACGGTGATGAGAACTGCAAGCTGAGCATGAGTGAGAAGCTGGCCCTCTTCAACAAACTGTCTCTGCCTGGAAGGCAGGGGGGTGGCCATACCGATGGACCCCCAGAGAGACGGAGGCAGAAGGGGGCTCGGTACCGCACGCAGCCCATCACTGTGGAGGAGGTCAGCCTG CTCCAGAAAGGCCCCGTACAGCTTCCTGCGTTCTGTTTGTCCCCTCATCTGTCCGACAGACAGCAGGCCTCGTCTGTCAACCTAAAACCTAGTGAGGTACGCCTTTCCCAGCCAAGACCTGATACCGGTCCCGGCCCTGGGGAGCCCAGTCCTACCCAGCAAGGCTTGCAGCGTTATGACTCGGAGCCAGGCTTGAGAGGAATCCTGAAGAAGAGCCGCTCTGGGGGCCCAGAGTGGAGCATGACAGAGAGCAGTAAGATGGATGCACCTTTCAGCCATGAACAGAATGGTGGAGGCTGTGGCGAGGCAGAGATtcaggagaggatggagggcaGTGAGAGGCAGGAAATATCTGCAGCACCGCGGAGAGAGAGACGAGAGGCTTCAGGTGTGGAGGGAGGCTCGCTGACTGCCGCCCCCTGGAGGCAGAGGGCTCGAGCCAGGAGGGAAACCATCGCCTGTACACCAATTAGAGCCTCGTCAGAGCAGGACGCTCCTAAGGAGGAGAGGTCCTGTCGGGTCAAGACAGAGGAACAGCCAGTTTCCTCTGTGGAACACAGCTCGGATTTGACTGGGAGAGTCCA GCAAGAGGAGGAGCAAGAGAGTGCATGGATGAGGAATGAAGAAACCACCAAATCCACGGGACATGTTCAGGTCACCCTGATGGATGGCACTACTAAACTGCATGAGACAACCAATAGCAGCAGTAACAAG GAAGAGACAGAAACCTCTCACGTGGAGAGTATCGACCTTCAGTGCTGG ACCAGCCTGTCCTTTGAGGCACAAGAAGTCTGCTCTCCTACCAAGAACCAGAATCAGCCTCAGTGGAGACAAAAG GCTAAGGAGGTGGAGGATGAGCAGCCTCAGATGGTTGAAAGTGAGGAAACGAACACACAGCAGGAAATGAAAGAGCAGGAGACTGAATGCATGGCCAAGAGAA GTCTTGGGTCTCCAGAATCAGACAGAAATGACACCTCCCATAGCAAGAGACACTTCACTGAAGCTACAGATGATG AGATCTCTGTGCATCCAGTGATGGAGTTTGAAG CTGCTCCGCAGAGCGCTCCACTTTCTGtagaaacacaggaagtgaaggaGGTGACGCCTGCGGATGAATCGAACACGTACGACAGAGGTCTTGACAGCGAGCAGTCGCCTCCCTCCACCTGCGCGCCCCCACCCTGCGGAGATGCCGCTGCCACAGAGAATGAGCAGGACCTGGATGTCCTCTGCcagaccaacacacacat ACTGACATCAGCAGTAGCAGAGCACAGGCGGTCGGTGCGTCCGTCCCGTCGGACTCAGGGCTCCAGAAACCCTCTGCGGGCTCTGGCAGCCCGGGAGGACATCACGCAGGACTACATGGGGGAGAGGGGCAACACTGAGGAAAGGATCCAAGCAGAGAAGA AGTCTAAGAACTCCTCCGTTGCAGATCCACATCTCGCCAGGTCAGAAGACTCAGATGCTGCCCAGTCTTACCCTCCCTTCAGCAGCCTGATGCTCATGCATATCAAAG GTAGGCGGCATGTCCAGGTCCGTCTGGTGGAGCCCTCGGTGCGGTCGCTGAACAGCGGAGACTGCTTCCTGCTGGCGACTCCGGAGCTTTGCATTGTGTGGAGCGGAGAGTTTGCCAGCGAACAAGAAAAATCCAAG gcctCGGAGCTGGCGTCGTTCATCCAGAGCCAGAAGGACCTGGGCTGTCAGGCCTCCCAGGTGGTCCACCTAGAGGAAGGGCTGAACTCTGACAGCAGCCTGGCTGAAGACTTCTGGAGCCTTCTGGGAGGAAGGACACAGTACAGAG GAGCGGGTGCACCAGAGGAGGATGAGCTCTATGAGCGCGGTGTGGTGGAGTCTAACTGtgtgtacagactggtggagaACAGACTGGTGCCCCATGAACAGGCCTGGGCCTCCATCCCCAGCATCTCCCTGCTGGGATCCAGTGAG GCTCTGGTGTTTGATTTCGGCAGTGAAGTGTACCTGTGGCATGGACAGGATGTCTCCCTCAGCAGGAAGAACATTGCTCTCCAGCTGACTCACCAAGTGTGGGTCGGAGCGTATGACTACAGCAACTGTCGAGTCAACCCACTGGATCCCACACAATGTAACCCGAGCATACAGCT GAGGGGAGAGGGGCGTCCCAGCTGGGCGCTGTTGGGCTGCATCTTAGAGCACAACGAGACAGCTCTGTTCAAAGAGAAGTTCCTGGATTGGACGGGCAGAAGTGGAGACATGGAGGAAACTGTCCCAGTGAAGGATGAGACACAG CTCATCCCAGTTCAGTCTTCCCCGCCCGTCTCCCCGTCATCAGACCTTCTGAGCCCCTGCGACGCCAAGGTTCTAGTGTCCAGCCAGTCGCTGGAAGGGGACGGCTTGGTCCATAACGTGCTGGCCGGCGTCGATGTCCAGAGGGGTCACGGGGTCATCACACTGGAGGAGGGACACCAGATCAAGCTTGAAACGGCTGCCGTGGACACATGGCACGTCCAGGAGTTTGATGACAGTGAAATTCCTGTAGAGAGCACAGGACAACTTTATGAGGGAGACTCTTACGTCATCCGCTGGACATACAGCATCAGCACTGTTG ATAAGATAAACAGTCCCGATGATTGTAGCAAGGACCctggacaaaaagaaaacactgttttcTTCCTTTGGCGAGGCCGTCACTCTACTGTCAGTGGGCGGGACACCGCTGCTTTTCTGTCCATTGGGATGAACAACCATGAAGAGTCCCAG GTGGTTGTTCCTCAGGGAAAGGAACCTGCTTGTTTCCTGCAGCTTTTCCAGGGAGGCCTGGTCATTCACAAGGGCAAGAGAGAGGAGGCCTCTACTAATGCAGGCACAg AGTGGCGGTTGTTCTGTGTGCGAGGGGAGCTCCCAGAAGAGGGCTCGCTGTTAGAAGTGGATTGCTGCTGTGCAGGTCTGAGGTCTAGAGGCTCTGTTGTCCTGCTCAACAGCCAGCAGGAGGTGCTGTACCTCTGGACTGGCTGTAAAGCTCAGAGTAGCTCTAAAGAGGTTGCCAAGAGGGTAGTGGAGCATCTTACTGAAAT gtgtCCACCAGAGTTGGGTCTCAGTAAAAGCAGCCCTGTGAAGGTGCAGGTAGTTGAGGAAGGTTCAGAGCCTGCAGACTTCTGGACAGCACTGGGACAGATGGACAGGAAAGCCTATGACTGCATGCTGCAAG ATCCAGGTAAATATAACTTCACACCTCGTCTCTTCCATCTGAGTGCCTCCTCTGGGAGCTTCAAGGccgaggagctgcagagtctaaCACGGCTGCCGGGGCTCGTGATGGCAATGCCCTTCGTCCAGGAGAGCCTGTACGATGTACCACAGCCAG CCTTGTTCCTGCTTGACAACCGTCTAGAGGTCTATCTGTGGCAGAGGGGTCAGCCTGAGCAGACAGAGAGCTCTGCTTCGGCCTGGAGCCGCTGGCATAACGAGAGGCGGTGTGCCATGCAAACGGCGCTGCAGTACTGCAAAG AGATGAACCCACGACGCCCACCGCAGGCCTACCTCATCTTTGAGGGGTCTGAACCTCTCACCTTCACTAATGTCTTCCCTTGCTGGGAGAGGAGCCTGGGACCCCACACACAG ggcGACGCAGGGCGGGTGAAGCTGACCTTGGTGCAGGACGCCCTGGCCCAGCTCATGAAGACCCAGTACCCTCTGGAGGAGCTGCTGCGAAGCCCCTTGCCTGAAGGAGTGGACCCCCAGCACCTGGAGGTCTACCTGTCTGACCAGGACTTCCAG ACTATTTTGGAAATGAAGAGAGATGAATATGCCTCCCTCCCAGACTGGAAGCAGATTGATCTGAAGAAAAGCAAAGGGCTGCTTTTCTAG
- the svilc gene encoding supervillin isoform X1 — MDAMENPVLEPRSERIARYKAERRRELAERFGNMEELPSKWVRRDGKEVHDPATQPHKEMSNSEGTMSLSERINGRTRKVTNGLEAETSAESDYLRRQGSRDSASMLSGEGHLVPHGLDAPQLHTRVSVGQLRSALLQQTGSGAQPEKVCSDAGRATSSLDLAVKPGPEGGRRRTRRYLPGGSGGGRKTSERFRTQPITANEMEESSGLLDEEEEENSKADVKTDDRAKMSVAAKMSLFKELEKSAAPEASDFLKPRSGSVSHERRVRRGNEHRFLTQPITCEEMVAISAPTPNPAPPVEAQSEQSEQAESAEDGDENCKLSMSEKLALFNKLSLPGRQGGGHTDGPPERRRQKGARYRTQPITVEEVSLLQKGPVQLPAFCLSPHLSDRQQASSVNLKPSEVRLSQPRPDTGPGPGEPSPTQQGLQRYDSEPGLRGILKKSRSGGPEWSMTESSKMDAPFSHEQNGGGCGEAEIQERMEGSERQEISAAPRRERREASGVEGGSLTAAPWRQRARARRETIACTPIRASSEQDAPKEERSCRVKTEEQPVSSVEHSSDLTGRVQQEEEQESAWMRNEETTKSTGHVQVTLMDGTTKLHETTNSSSNKEETETSHVESIDLQCWEPVFASVYSSSTPQYIMCFNQTSLSFEAQEVCSPTKNQNQPQWRQKAKEVEDEQPQMVESEETNTQQEMKEQETECMAKRSLGSPESDRNDTSHSKRHFTEATDDEISVHPVMEFEAAPQSAPLSVETQEVKEVTPADESNTYDRGLDSEQSPPSTCAPPPCGDAAATENEQDLDVLCQTNTHILTSAVAEHRRSVRPSRRTQGSRNPLRALAAREDITQDYMGERGNTEERIQAEKKSKNSSVADPHLARSEDSDAAQSYPPFSSLMLMHIKGRRHVQVRLVEPSVRSLNSGDCFLLATPELCIVWSGEFASEQEKSKASELASFIQSQKDLGCQASQVVHLEEGLNSDSSLAEDFWSLLGGRTQYRGAGAPEEDELYERGVVESNCVYRLVENRLVPHEQAWASIPSISLLGSSEALVFDFGSEVYLWHGQDVSLSRKNIALQLTHQVWVGAYDYSNCRVNPLDPTQCNPSIQLRGEGRPSWALLGCILEHNETALFKEKFLDWTGRSGDMEETVPVKDETQLIPVQSSPPVSPSSDLLSPCDAKVLVSSQSLEGDGLVHNVLAGVDVQRGHGVITLEEGHQIKLETAAVDTWHVQEFDDSEIPVESTGQLYEGDSYVIRWTYSISTVDKINSPDDCSKDPGQKENTVFFLWRGRHSTVSGRDTAAFLSIGMNNHEESQVVVPQGKEPACFLQLFQGGLVIHKGKREEASTNAGTEWRLFCVRGELPEEGSLLEVDCCCAGLRSRGSVVLLNSQQEVLYLWTGCKAQSSSKEVAKRVVEHLTEMCPPELGLSKSSPVKVQVVEEGSEPADFWTALGQMDRKAYDCMLQDPGKYNFTPRLFHLSASSGSFKAEELQSLTRLPGLVMAMPFVQESLYDVPQPALFLLDNRLEVYLWQRGQPEQTESSASAWSRWHNERRCAMQTALQYCKEMNPRRPPQAYLIFEGSEPLTFTNVFPCWERSLGPHTQGDAGRVKLTLVQDALAQLMKTQYPLEELLRSPLPEGVDPQHLEVYLSDQDFQTILEMKRDEYASLPDWKQIDLKKSKGLLF; from the exons ATGGATGCCATGGAGAACCCAGTCCTGGAGCCCAGGTCAGAGCGGATCGCTCGCTACAAGGCTGAGAGGAGGCGGGAACTGGCTGAACGCTTCGGCAACATGGAGGAACTACCTTCCAAGTGGGTGAGGAGGGATGGGAAAGAGGTGCACGACCCGGCGACCCAACCCCACAAAGAGATGTCGAACTCAGAGGGCACGATGTCCCTCAGTGAAAGGATTAACGGCAGGACACGCAAGGTTACAAATGGATTAGAGGCAGAGACTTCTGCAGAATCCGACTACTTGAGAAG GCAGGGTTCCCGGGACTCTGCCAGCATGCTGAGTGGGGAGGGGCACCTCGTCCCTCATGGACTCGATGCCCCGCAGCTCCACACTCGAGTATCAGTGGGCCAGTTGAGAAGTGCCCTTCTGCAGCAGACCGGGAGTGGAGCGCAGCCAGAGAAAGT CTGCTCTGATGCCGGGCGAGCTACGTCCTCTCTGGACCTGGCAGTGAAGCCGGGCCCTGAGGGGGGCCGGCGACGCACCCGGCGTTACCTCCCTGGAGGGTCAGGCGGTGGTCGCAAGACCAGCGAACGCTTCAGgacacagccaatcacagccaatGAGATGGAGGAGAGCAGCGG GCTGTTGgacgaagaggaagaggagaacaGTAAAG CGGATGTGAAAACCGATGACAGAGCCAAAATGAGCGTGGCAGCCAAGATGTCTTTGTTTAAA GAGCTGGAGAAGTCTGCTGCCCCCGAGGCCTCGGACTTCCTGAAGCCTCGCTCAGGGAGTGTCTCTCATGAACGCAGAGTGCGCCGTGGCAACGAGCATCGCTTTCTTACTCAGCCAATCACCTGTGAGGAAATGGTGGCTATCAG CGCCCCTACCCCTAACCCAGCACCACCAGTTGAGGCCCAGTCTGAGCAGTCTGAGCAGGCTGAGTCAGCGGAGGACGGTGATGAGAACTGCAAGCTGAGCATGAGTGAGAAGCTGGCCCTCTTCAACAAACTGTCTCTGCCTGGAAGGCAGGGGGGTGGCCATACCGATGGACCCCCAGAGAGACGGAGGCAGAAGGGGGCTCGGTACCGCACGCAGCCCATCACTGTGGAGGAGGTCAGCCTG CTCCAGAAAGGCCCCGTACAGCTTCCTGCGTTCTGTTTGTCCCCTCATCTGTCCGACAGACAGCAGGCCTCGTCTGTCAACCTAAAACCTAGTGAGGTACGCCTTTCCCAGCCAAGACCTGATACCGGTCCCGGCCCTGGGGAGCCCAGTCCTACCCAGCAAGGCTTGCAGCGTTATGACTCGGAGCCAGGCTTGAGAGGAATCCTGAAGAAGAGCCGCTCTGGGGGCCCAGAGTGGAGCATGACAGAGAGCAGTAAGATGGATGCACCTTTCAGCCATGAACAGAATGGTGGAGGCTGTGGCGAGGCAGAGATtcaggagaggatggagggcaGTGAGAGGCAGGAAATATCTGCAGCACCGCGGAGAGAGAGACGAGAGGCTTCAGGTGTGGAGGGAGGCTCGCTGACTGCCGCCCCCTGGAGGCAGAGGGCTCGAGCCAGGAGGGAAACCATCGCCTGTACACCAATTAGAGCCTCGTCAGAGCAGGACGCTCCTAAGGAGGAGAGGTCCTGTCGGGTCAAGACAGAGGAACAGCCAGTTTCCTCTGTGGAACACAGCTCGGATTTGACTGGGAGAGTCCA GCAAGAGGAGGAGCAAGAGAGTGCATGGATGAGGAATGAAGAAACCACCAAATCCACGGGACATGTTCAGGTCACCCTGATGGATGGCACTACTAAACTGCATGAGACAACCAATAGCAGCAGTAACAAG GAAGAGACAGAAACCTCTCACGTGGAGAGTATCGACCTTCAGTGCTGG GAACCTGTCTTTGCCTCTGTCTATTCTAGCAGTACGCCCCAATATATCATGTGTTTCAATCAG ACCAGCCTGTCCTTTGAGGCACAAGAAGTCTGCTCTCCTACCAAGAACCAGAATCAGCCTCAGTGGAGACAAAAG GCTAAGGAGGTGGAGGATGAGCAGCCTCAGATGGTTGAAAGTGAGGAAACGAACACACAGCAGGAAATGAAAGAGCAGGAGACTGAATGCATGGCCAAGAGAA GTCTTGGGTCTCCAGAATCAGACAGAAATGACACCTCCCATAGCAAGAGACACTTCACTGAAGCTACAGATGATG AGATCTCTGTGCATCCAGTGATGGAGTTTGAAG CTGCTCCGCAGAGCGCTCCACTTTCTGtagaaacacaggaagtgaaggaGGTGACGCCTGCGGATGAATCGAACACGTACGACAGAGGTCTTGACAGCGAGCAGTCGCCTCCCTCCACCTGCGCGCCCCCACCCTGCGGAGATGCCGCTGCCACAGAGAATGAGCAGGACCTGGATGTCCTCTGCcagaccaacacacacat ACTGACATCAGCAGTAGCAGAGCACAGGCGGTCGGTGCGTCCGTCCCGTCGGACTCAGGGCTCCAGAAACCCTCTGCGGGCTCTGGCAGCCCGGGAGGACATCACGCAGGACTACATGGGGGAGAGGGGCAACACTGAGGAAAGGATCCAAGCAGAGAAGA AGTCTAAGAACTCCTCCGTTGCAGATCCACATCTCGCCAGGTCAGAAGACTCAGATGCTGCCCAGTCTTACCCTCCCTTCAGCAGCCTGATGCTCATGCATATCAAAG GTAGGCGGCATGTCCAGGTCCGTCTGGTGGAGCCCTCGGTGCGGTCGCTGAACAGCGGAGACTGCTTCCTGCTGGCGACTCCGGAGCTTTGCATTGTGTGGAGCGGAGAGTTTGCCAGCGAACAAGAAAAATCCAAG gcctCGGAGCTGGCGTCGTTCATCCAGAGCCAGAAGGACCTGGGCTGTCAGGCCTCCCAGGTGGTCCACCTAGAGGAAGGGCTGAACTCTGACAGCAGCCTGGCTGAAGACTTCTGGAGCCTTCTGGGAGGAAGGACACAGTACAGAG GAGCGGGTGCACCAGAGGAGGATGAGCTCTATGAGCGCGGTGTGGTGGAGTCTAACTGtgtgtacagactggtggagaACAGACTGGTGCCCCATGAACAGGCCTGGGCCTCCATCCCCAGCATCTCCCTGCTGGGATCCAGTGAG GCTCTGGTGTTTGATTTCGGCAGTGAAGTGTACCTGTGGCATGGACAGGATGTCTCCCTCAGCAGGAAGAACATTGCTCTCCAGCTGACTCACCAAGTGTGGGTCGGAGCGTATGACTACAGCAACTGTCGAGTCAACCCACTGGATCCCACACAATGTAACCCGAGCATACAGCT GAGGGGAGAGGGGCGTCCCAGCTGGGCGCTGTTGGGCTGCATCTTAGAGCACAACGAGACAGCTCTGTTCAAAGAGAAGTTCCTGGATTGGACGGGCAGAAGTGGAGACATGGAGGAAACTGTCCCAGTGAAGGATGAGACACAG CTCATCCCAGTTCAGTCTTCCCCGCCCGTCTCCCCGTCATCAGACCTTCTGAGCCCCTGCGACGCCAAGGTTCTAGTGTCCAGCCAGTCGCTGGAAGGGGACGGCTTGGTCCATAACGTGCTGGCCGGCGTCGATGTCCAGAGGGGTCACGGGGTCATCACACTGGAGGAGGGACACCAGATCAAGCTTGAAACGGCTGCCGTGGACACATGGCACGTCCAGGAGTTTGATGACAGTGAAATTCCTGTAGAGAGCACAGGACAACTTTATGAGGGAGACTCTTACGTCATCCGCTGGACATACAGCATCAGCACTGTTG ATAAGATAAACAGTCCCGATGATTGTAGCAAGGACCctggacaaaaagaaaacactgttttcTTCCTTTGGCGAGGCCGTCACTCTACTGTCAGTGGGCGGGACACCGCTGCTTTTCTGTCCATTGGGATGAACAACCATGAAGAGTCCCAG GTGGTTGTTCCTCAGGGAAAGGAACCTGCTTGTTTCCTGCAGCTTTTCCAGGGAGGCCTGGTCATTCACAAGGGCAAGAGAGAGGAGGCCTCTACTAATGCAGGCACAg AGTGGCGGTTGTTCTGTGTGCGAGGGGAGCTCCCAGAAGAGGGCTCGCTGTTAGAAGTGGATTGCTGCTGTGCAGGTCTGAGGTCTAGAGGCTCTGTTGTCCTGCTCAACAGCCAGCAGGAGGTGCTGTACCTCTGGACTGGCTGTAAAGCTCAGAGTAGCTCTAAAGAGGTTGCCAAGAGGGTAGTGGAGCATCTTACTGAAAT gtgtCCACCAGAGTTGGGTCTCAGTAAAAGCAGCCCTGTGAAGGTGCAGGTAGTTGAGGAAGGTTCAGAGCCTGCAGACTTCTGGACAGCACTGGGACAGATGGACAGGAAAGCCTATGACTGCATGCTGCAAG ATCCAGGTAAATATAACTTCACACCTCGTCTCTTCCATCTGAGTGCCTCCTCTGGGAGCTTCAAGGccgaggagctgcagagtctaaCACGGCTGCCGGGGCTCGTGATGGCAATGCCCTTCGTCCAGGAGAGCCTGTACGATGTACCACAGCCAG CCTTGTTCCTGCTTGACAACCGTCTAGAGGTCTATCTGTGGCAGAGGGGTCAGCCTGAGCAGACAGAGAGCTCTGCTTCGGCCTGGAGCCGCTGGCATAACGAGAGGCGGTGTGCCATGCAAACGGCGCTGCAGTACTGCAAAG AGATGAACCCACGACGCCCACCGCAGGCCTACCTCATCTTTGAGGGGTCTGAACCTCTCACCTTCACTAATGTCTTCCCTTGCTGGGAGAGGAGCCTGGGACCCCACACACAG ggcGACGCAGGGCGGGTGAAGCTGACCTTGGTGCAGGACGCCCTGGCCCAGCTCATGAAGACCCAGTACCCTCTGGAGGAGCTGCTGCGAAGCCCCTTGCCTGAAGGAGTGGACCCCCAGCACCTGGAGGTCTACCTGTCTGACCAGGACTTCCAG ACTATTTTGGAAATGAAGAGAGATGAATATGCCTCCCTCCCAGACTGGAAGCAGATTGATCTGAAGAAAAGCAAAGGGCTGCTTTTCTAG